Proteins co-encoded in one Neodiprion lecontei isolate iyNeoLeco1 chromosome 3, iyNeoLeco1.1, whole genome shotgun sequence genomic window:
- the LOC107223429 gene encoding innexin inx7, whose amino-acid sequence MATVLATFSVLKDHVKLKVTQDAVSIDNLVFKLHYRATFLALLAASLLVCSRQFIGEHIRCIADLAIPPHVIDTYCFFTSTFTVVKHMDLDAVNEGILPHPGVGPVTDEDPVVHHAYYQWVPFILFFQAIFFYLPHYIWRSKEGGRLKALVAGLKLTSLSLRDEAITVNDTLTIPSRLDTEQKLQTIRTAFLNRLHVNRPWAYYLGMCEVLNFINVLGQIYATDVFLGGAFLGLGHGVAKDKFDDEIDVLDIVFPKVTKCDFRKYGPSGTIQRHDALCVMALNVVNEKIYIFLWFWLVILAIITGLGLLWRILTMLLHARSKKFNQMVFTMACPGRNNPWNVLTVTREYNFSDWLFLYYIAKNIDNHVFKGLFEKLAEDLQERRGEGYEKPLPPIPEEDKEEGQLLPTYEYQRKQA is encoded by the exons ATGGCTACCGTTTTGGCGACGTTCTCCGTCCTGAAAGACCATGTGAAACTGAAAGTCACACAGGACGCCGTGTCTATCGACAATCTTG TCTTCAAGTTACACTACCGGGCAACATTTTTGGCACTACTAGCGGCATCGTTGCTGGTGTGTTCAAGGCAATTTATCGGGGAACATATAAG aTGCATTGCTGACCTGGCGATACCACCGCATGTTATAGACACCTACTGCTTTTTCACATCGACTTTCACGGTG gTAAAACACATGGACTTGGATGCTGTGAACGAGGGAATTTTACCGCATCCTGGAGTTGGTCCCGTCACCGATGAGGATCCAGTCGTCCATCACGCGTACTACCAATGGGTTccttttattctattttttcaagCAATCTTTTTTTACCTACCGCATTACATTTGGAGATCGAAAGAAG GTGGGAGATTGAAGGCTCTCGTAGCTGGACTTAAGTTGACTTCTTTGTCTCTTCGAGACGAAGCGATAACGGTTAACGATACTCTGACCATCCCCTCGCGTCTCGACACTGAGCAAAAGCTGCAGACTATCAGAACTGCATTTCTCAATCGGCTCCACGTGAACCGGCCCTGGGCCTACTACCTGGGTATGTGCGAGGTCCTCAACTTCATCAACGTCCTCGGGCAGATTTACGCCACGGACGTATTTCTCGGCGGTGCATTTCTGGGTCTTGGACACGGCGTAGCCAAGGACAAATTTGACGACGAAATTGACGTGCTGGACATAGTTTTTCCGAAGGTGACAAAGTGCGATTTTCGCAAATACGGTCCATCAGGAACGATTCAGAGGCACGACGCGCTCTGCGTTATGGCGTTGAACGTTGTGAAcgagaaaatttatatatttttatggttCTGGCTGGTTATTCTTGCGATAATCACCGGCTTAGGACTTCTGTGGAGAATTCTAACCATGCTACTGCACGCCAG GAGCAAGAAGTTCAACCAAATGGTATTCACGATGGCCTGTCCCGGGCGAAACAATCCCTGGAACGTGCTCACGGTCACTCGTGAGTACAATTTCAGCGACTGGCTCTTCCTCTACTACATTGCGAAAAATATTGACAACCACGTGTTCAAGGGGCTCTTTGAAAAGCTGGCCGAAGATCTTCAAGAGCGACGGGGCGAGGGGTACGAAAAACCCCTGCCGCCTATCCCGGAGGAGGACAAGGAAGAGGGCCAGCTACTGCCCACTTACGAGTACCAGCGGAAACAGGCTTAA
- the LOC107223419 gene encoding innexin inx2, translated as MFDVFGSVKGLLKLDSVCIDNNVFRLHYKATVIILIAFSLLVTSRQYIGDPIDCIVDDIPLNVMDTYCWIYSTFTLPNLAGEVGKDIVQPGVGPHSEKDATKYHKYYQWVCFTLFFQAILFYVPRYLWKSWEGGRIKMLVLDLNCPVVNDECKSDRKKLLVDYFTSNMHTQNFYAFRFFLCEILNFVNVVGQIYFMDFFLDGEFTTYGAEVVGMTEMEPEDRIDPMSRIFPKVTKCTFHKYGPSGSVQKFDGLCVLPLNIVNEKIYVFLWFWFIILAILSGLSLAYRAAVVAGPKLRLILLRARARLSPQTQIETIARKCQIGDWFVLYQLGKNIDPLIYKELVADLADKLDGKDPV; from the coding sequence ATGTTTGACGTTTTCGGATCCGTGAAGGGCTTGCTCAAGCTCGACTCGGTATGCATCGACAACAACGTATTCCGTCTCCACTACAAGGCTACCGTGATTATTCTAATCGCCTTTAGCCTACTCGTCACCTCGCGACAGTACATCGGGGATCCGATCGACTGCATTGTCGACGACATCCCGTTGAACGTCATGGACACGTATTGTTGGATCTACTCGACGTTCACTTTGCCGAACCTCGCTGGTGAGGTCGGTAAAGACATCGTGCAGCCGGGAGTCGGGCCTCACTCGGAAAAAGACGCGACCAAGTATCACAAGTATTATCAATGGGTATGCTTCACGCTCTTCTTCCAAGCCATACTATTCTACGTTCCGCGTTACCTCTGGAAGTCCTGGGAGGGCGGCCGCATCAAGATGTTGGTCCTCGACCTTAACTGTCCCGTAGTAAACGACGAGTGTAAGTCGGATCGTAAGAAACTCCTCGTCGATTACTTCACGTCGAACATGCACACGCAGAACTTCTACGCGTTCAGATTTTTCCTATGCGAGATATTGAACTTCGTGAACGTAGTCGGTCAGATATATTTCATGGACTTCTTTTTGGACGGGGAGTTTACCACCTACGGCGCCGAGGTCGTCGGCATGACGGAAATGGAACCGGAGGATAGAATCGATCCGATGTCCCGGATCTTTCCCAAGGTGACCAAGTGCACCTTCCATAAATACGGTCCCTCCGGAAGCGTGCAGAAGTTCGACGGACTCTGCGTTCTGCCGCTGAACATCGTGAACGAGAAGATCTACGTCTTCCTCTGGTTCTGGTTTATCATCCTGGCGATCCTTAGCGGGCTCAGCCTCGCCTACCGCGCCGCCGTCGTCGCCGGGCCAAAGCTGCGTTTGATTCTCCTTCGCGCCCGAGCTCGCCTATCGCCGCAGACGCAGATAGAGACCATCGCCCGGAAGTGTCAAATCGGCGACTGGTTCGTCCTTTACCAGCTCGGGAAGAACATCGATCCTTTGATATACAAGGAGCTCGTTGCCGACCTCGCCGACAAGCTTGACGGCAAGGACCCCGTCTAA
- the LOC107221290 gene encoding kynurenine formamidase isoform X2, protein MDNVDQETLFSPSMWNKRTSPEKVVTNFLKLGEEVTIRARENTKCKLDVPYGPSVKTKYDVYGIDLPNDAPIFVFIHGGYWQETSKNVIAFPVENCVSEGIKVICVGYDLCPNVQLRDIVLQIKSATHQILHSAAKSGSRGVWVGGHSAGAHLSASLLEPKWLVDEPNSTLLKGLVLLSGIYFLEPLLTTSYNDQLKLDSKEARFMSALSVLHAPVPNLKAMVVVGECDSPEFIEQARQLTKQLCSYMDNVEYILLRDSIDHYSMLENLTISDFPLTKRIVKLIKV, encoded by the exons ATGGACAACGTC GATCAAGAAACACTATTTTCACCATCGATGTGGAATAAAAGAACAAGTCCGGAGAAAGTAGTGACAAACTTCCTGAAGCTTGGCGAGGAAG TTACCATTCGCGCCCGGGAAAATACCAAGTGTAAACTCGACGTTCCTTATGGACCCTCCGTAAAAACTAAGTATGACGTCTATGGCATTGATCTACCAAATG ATGCTCCGATATTTGTATTCATACACGGTGGATACTGGCAAGAAACGAGTAAAAATGTTATCGCATTTCCTGTAGAAAACTGTGTGTCAGAAGGCATAAAGGTTATTTGCGTTGGCTATGACTTATGCCCCAACG TCCAACTGCGTGACATCGTACTTCAAATTAAGTCCGCTACGCATCAAATTCTTCATAGTGCGGCCAAATCTGGATCTCG GGGCGTTTGGGTGGGTGGTCACAGTGCTGGGGCACATTTGTCGGCTAGTTTACTGGAACCAAAATGGCTTGTGGATGAACCAAACAGTACATTGCTCAAAGGACTTGTGCTTCTCAGTGGTATTTACTTTCTGGAACCACTACTTACAACTTCGTACAACGATCAGTTGAAACTGGACAG caAAGAAGCGAGATTCATGAGTGCCCTGAGTGTATTGCACGCTCCTGTTCCGAACTTGAAAGCAATGGTTGTGGTCGGAGAATGTGATTCTCCTGAATTTATAGAACAAGCGCGCCAATTGACCAAG CAACTCTGTAGCTACATGGACAACGTGGAATATATATTACTTCGAGATAGTATCGATCACTACAGTATGttggaaaatttgacaattagCGATTTTCCGCTCACCAAACGAATAGTGAAACTTATAAAAG TCTGA
- the LOC107221290 gene encoding kynurenine formamidase isoform X1 gives MDNVDQETLFSPSMWNKRTSPEKVVTNFLKLGEEVTIRARENTKCKLDVPYGPSVKTKYDVYGIDLPNDAPIFVFIHGGYWQETSKNVIAFPVENCVSEGIKVICVGYDLCPNVQLRDIVLQIKSATHQILHSAAKSGSRGVWVGGHSAGAHLSASLLEPKWLVDEPNSTLLKGLVLLSGIYFLEPLLTTSYNDQLKLDSKEARFMSALSVLHAPVPNLKAMVVVGECDSPEFIEQARQLTKQLCSYMDNVEYILLRDSIDHYSMLENLTISDFPLTKRIVKLIKGTFD, from the exons ATGGACAACGTC GATCAAGAAACACTATTTTCACCATCGATGTGGAATAAAAGAACAAGTCCGGAGAAAGTAGTGACAAACTTCCTGAAGCTTGGCGAGGAAG TTACCATTCGCGCCCGGGAAAATACCAAGTGTAAACTCGACGTTCCTTATGGACCCTCCGTAAAAACTAAGTATGACGTCTATGGCATTGATCTACCAAATG ATGCTCCGATATTTGTATTCATACACGGTGGATACTGGCAAGAAACGAGTAAAAATGTTATCGCATTTCCTGTAGAAAACTGTGTGTCAGAAGGCATAAAGGTTATTTGCGTTGGCTATGACTTATGCCCCAACG TCCAACTGCGTGACATCGTACTTCAAATTAAGTCCGCTACGCATCAAATTCTTCATAGTGCGGCCAAATCTGGATCTCG GGGCGTTTGGGTGGGTGGTCACAGTGCTGGGGCACATTTGTCGGCTAGTTTACTGGAACCAAAATGGCTTGTGGATGAACCAAACAGTACATTGCTCAAAGGACTTGTGCTTCTCAGTGGTATTTACTTTCTGGAACCACTACTTACAACTTCGTACAACGATCAGTTGAAACTGGACAG caAAGAAGCGAGATTCATGAGTGCCCTGAGTGTATTGCACGCTCCTGTTCCGAACTTGAAAGCAATGGTTGTGGTCGGAGAATGTGATTCTCCTGAATTTATAGAACAAGCGCGCCAATTGACCAAG CAACTCTGTAGCTACATGGACAACGTGGAATATATATTACTTCGAGATAGTATCGATCACTACAGTATGttggaaaatttgacaattagCGATTTTCCGCTCACCAAACGAATAGTGAAACTTATAAAAGGTACtttcgattaa